The genomic interval GTCCAGGACGTGCTATGTGGACAGGGTGCCACCATATGGTGCCGTGATTGAGATGAGGGACTGTGGGGCCAGGCTGCTTGGGTTCAGGTTCTAGTTCTGCcctttcctggctgtgtgaccttgggcaagtcacttaacttctctgtgcctgctTCCTCTGATGTGAAATGAGTAATTGCAAGGAATATgagtcaatatatatatattttttgagtcaATATATTCAGAGCGATTGGAATACTGCCTGACATTGAAGCAGGGTCGCCGTGATGGGAGGGTCTGGCTTTGTGACCAGCAGCTCCTCGGGCATGACGTGGCAGTCTCTGGGCAGCGCAGAACCCAATCCCAAAGGCCACAACTAGGGCCATGGAGGAATCCAGGCTGGAAGGTAGAAACAGGAACAGGCATCGGGGCGAAGGGGTCTGGTCTCTGTGTTTCCTATTCTCAGGACCTGGGACAGTAGGACATAGATGCATAAATTCAAGGAATATTTTGTTGAGCTACATGTCCTGTGCCAGGCTATTCTAGAAGCTGGGGAAAtgacggtaaaaaaaaaaaccaaagttgcTGCCCTGATGGGTTTATGTcctggtgggagagacagacagcataCAAGGAAGCAAAGGAATAGAGCAGGAGCCAAGGTGGTCAGAGATGGCCTCTCTGAAGAGgtagtatgtttttaaatgtttatttttgagagagaggcagagacagagcatgagttggggagagagagggagggagatgcacagaatccaaagcaggctccaagctctgagctgtcagcacagagcccgacgcggggctcgaactcacaaaccacgagatcgtgacctgagccgaagtcggacgcttaaccgtcagagccacccaggcgccccaaaggtagCATTTGAACAAAGATCTGAACTTGGAAGTGGAGGCTGCCCAGGTCTCCAGGAATGAGGACCTGGGAGGAGAGACTTCTACGCAGAGGgaatagcaaatgcaaaggccctggggtaggaatGCACCCGGGCCGTGTTGGAGTCCACAGGAGGTGGTGTGATAAGAGCAGAGAAGCAaagggggagagggtgagggatgTGGTCAAAGAGATGGAGCTGACAGGTCCTGACCGGGAGTTTTCTCTGGGAGCAGTAGGGAGCCATGGAGGGTCTTGAGCAGGGGGAGATGTGATTGGCTTCCATTTTTTGGCAGATCCCTCCGGCTGCTATGAGGAGGAGGGATGGTTGGGAGTAAGCAGAGCACTTGGAGGCCAGTGAGGAGCCAGGCCGGAGGTGGCGGTATCTGGGACTCTGGAGGGGGCTGAGGACATGAAAAGCGACCGGGGAGGGGAGTGGTGTGGATCTGCGAAGTCAGGGCCCCCAGCAAGATGCCGACTGTCAGGGTCTCCGCGGGAGGCGCCCACGGTGCCAGCTTTTCCTGTCACTGACCGCGGTATTGGGGTGGCAAGGTTGCCAGCGGGAGGGAGGGAACAAGCAGCGGACCCTGGAGCTTGGCAGTGTGGCCCCTAGGAGGCCGTTCTCCCGGGACTGGGTTGGTTCACGGCCAATGGCTTGATTGTCCAAAGGATAAATGAACACGGGGCCACTTTGTTGGTTaatgtgggggctggggggggggggtgtgacaGGGCGCTGGGGTCCGGGGAATcccaaagaagcagagaaagaaagacacggACAGGGAGGCTGCTGGGGCATGTGTGTAAAAATGACCCAACATCGCGAGAGTTCTGGGCACTTACCTGATCCCCTCCAAGCTATGCAAGCAGCCGGCCAGTTCCTTTTACTTCCCTTCCGTCCTTGACCTCCAGGGAACAGACCGGTTATCCCAGGGGATGGGAATGGCTCTGGCCCTCTTTGAGCCTCTATTTCCCCATCTTAAAAATGGGAGCActgttgaggcgcctgggtggctcagtcggttgggcgtccgacttcagctcaggtcatgatctcccggtctgtgggttcgagccccacgtcgggctctgtgctgacagctcagagcctggagcctgcttcaaattctgtatctctctctctctctctgcccctctcctgcttgcacgcCATCTATCTGTCTCCCCCAAAcaaataagtctttaaaaaaaatttttttaatgggagcaCTGTCAGTGTGCatgtgtatgggggtgggggggatgctgtGAGTTCTTAGCTCTGatccaccaccccgccccccgccccaggatgGTCGTGGGCATCTGGAGTGCCCCCTGGGTCACTTCCCACTTCCACAGCTCAGCCTCCACTCCCCAGGATCCGTGCAAAAGCAGGAAATGGAAATTTTCCGTGTGCTGGCTGGCCAAGGGCCTGGTCAGCTGGGAATGGCGCCACCAGGTGGGCTGGTCCAGCTTCGAGGGGCTCCTGGAATCAGTTCAAAAGCCCAAGATCACCCAGCAAAGCAGGGGCACAGGGGACTCAGCCGGACAGCTTCTGCAGCTGGAGCTGAGGGGAGGTGGTGGCCCTGCcaacccccaccctgcctctccctcctctgtgatCAAATCACACCTCCATGCACTGCCCTCTTCTGGCGATTCTTTGTAAGTGCAGCCCGGCTGGTGCAGGTTCAGacgctgctgtgtgtgtgtgtgtgtgtgtgtgtgtgtaagtaagagagagagagagagaaaagagaagagagagggagggggagagagagagagagagagagaaccaaagagtgggacagagagaggagtcaAACCAAGGAGTGTGGTGGGAATGTAGACACGGCCTGGCCCAGGCGTCTCCacgatgaatgaataaatacggGCAATTCAGAGACAGGGGACACTTTCCACATGGTGAAGGAGGTGATATCTGAGCTGGGCCCTGAAGCCCGAGTAGGAGTTTGGTGTACAAAGAGAGGAGAGGCATGTCAGGCACAGGGACTAGCCAGTTGGACCCggagttggggtggggcagggatgggTTTGGATAGCAACAAGTCCGACCAGGAGGGGAGACAGGCAGTACTAGGAAGTAGTTGTTGAGCAGGGGAGCCAGCACCCACGTCCTGGGAAAAGGCCTGGGAGCATCTTTCGGAGAAATCCTAGCACATGCCCTTCCGCACGTCCCCCAGGGCATCCTGGccgagcccccctccccctctcccccccccccccccaggtcagAACCAGAAGGAGCTTCCAGGGCTCAGCTAGCTGTGGTTTTGTGCACAGCGTCACCAGGTGGCGTCCTCCACCCCCCAGTTTCGTCCCAGCTGAGCCACTCCTCCCAGGTCCTCCTCCCATTCCTGGTCCATTGTTTCTCCCGGGGGCCTTTCAGTGGCCCTTGGAGGATCACAGGCCAGGGATTAGAgttggaaactgagactcagagggcGTATATGGCTGGGAGTGTGGGCTTTTGAGCCAGAATCTCAGCTCTGATACTAGCTGTATAACCCTGGGCAAAttaccctctgagcctcagttagtAAGTGCTCCAAAAATGCAAGTTATGCTAGTTATTATATTACCTTCTAAGGGCCACACTGCTTCCCAGCCCCCTGTCCCACGAACCCAGGGCTACTAGAGAAGGGGCAGTGACAGAGTGGCAGGGAACCCAGTTTTCGTCCTGACTTCGCTtcccgtcccccccaccccaccccgtgcccCCGGGCAGGTCCTGGCTTTCTCTTGGCTGTAACGGCCTCATCTACATCATAGAGACAGCAACCCCCAGGTTGTGAAGTCCAGTGACTCGATGGCCATCCAGCAAAGTGACAGCTGTGCAGGTTCACGTGTGAGAGCATTTCCGCCTGCATCGGCTTGGCTCTCGGGGACTCTGACCCCATTCCACGTGGCATCTCCCGCATGCTCACGCCAAGCCCCATAAAGCTGTCAGAGGTGGGGTTTATGGGCCTGGGCTGCCTCTCGGAGCGAGAGCGGCCACGGCTGACTGCCCTTTGTGAATTTACAAAGGGCCGTCCGCCACCACTTCCAGGGGCATGTCTGAGCTGGCAGGCAGCAAGCCAGGGACCAAGGCTGGGGCGCAGTGCCCGGGCTGTGTCGCTTTTGTCCCACACTCCCAGCCAGCCTGAGGTGGACTTCTCCGCCTTAAACGGCAGGTTGCTCCCAAGCGAGGCATTTTGCTTCCGTTCAGGCCGGAAGCGCCCTGGAGTCAATGCACGTATGTTTGCTCTGGTCAccgagtacctactgtgtgccaggccttgtCCCAGGTGCTTGGGATTCGGCCATGAACAAAATAGGACAAAGCTCCCTGTCCTTCGGGCACCCATTTCTACTGGGGTGACCGACAGGAAACAgttatacaaattatataaagtCTTGGAAGATGATAAAGGCTCTTGGGAAAgtgaagcaggaaagaaatggTAGCAGAAGGTGGAGGGTGCAATACTTTGCaggcaaagacagagaagaagtGATCCCCAGAAACCCCACTGGCAGGAAACGGGGGCCCAGAGAAGTgcagtaacttacccaaggtcacacagcaaggaagaGCGGAGCGAGTGCCCATTGACCCTCTGCGCCCTGACAGACCCACCTTTCCTGAGTCCCAAAGACCCAGGGGTCCCTGCCAAGGTCCCTTTGGTTCGATTTCATGTCTGCTGCGGCACGTGTATTCCGCCCCAGCCCTTTTCTGAGGCTAGAGAAGGGCCATGCCTAATGGAGATCACCCGGTGGGGGTGAGCACCCAGACCTCTGCCCCGGAGGGCCCACAGGCCCCAGCCGGGGCAGTCCTGGGGCTCCTGACCTTACCCCAGCCTTGTTTATCCTGTCCCTTTGCTGCTGCCACTGTCCCTTTGCTGCTGCCACCAGGCCAGAAAAACCAGCCGGGCAGGACAGGCTGTTTCGAGCATCAGGACTCAGTTGGTCCTTGAGGCTTTTGTTACAGCCCAgaggccaggccctgcccctcgttccccccaccccgcccacagTGGGCGGGTGTGGGGGTCACACACAGAGACAAACACACCCACGGCTGCAAAGAAAGGGACTCACACATACAGTCATACAGTCGCACTcacggagcagagagagaaggagacctccccctcccccccacacccctagACACGAGAGACACGGACACCAGGCACACGCAGGCCAGGACACTCACACAAACACCGTGGGCACTGCCCACTGTTGTGGACCAGCTCCACATGGCCCCTCCTCTGGCCTCGCCCAGGTCGAGACCCCTTCCTGGCCGCCCTTCCCGCCTCCAGCTCAGCAGGGCTCACAGGGCACGGCTGTCTGCACTCAAGCCATCCCCCCTGCCCAGTTCGGGGGTCATCTGGAGTCAGACATGGATCCCCCTATGTGCCCTGCAGCTCCCCTGGgccggggggagggagggagagtccaCAGACGGTCTAAAGGGTTCTCAAACACCTCAAGGCTCCACCCGGGCCTTGAAGGATGGCTAAGGCCAAGACCACAGAGGAAAGGGAAGGTGTTCCTGGGGAGATCACTAGCAAGGGCCCCACGAGGCTGGAAGATAAGCtggctagagagagggagactgccCCAGATGCTGAGTCCTTGGGGCCACCCGATGGAAGTGGCCCTGCTCAGCCTCAGACAAGCGTGATCACTGATCAGGAGGGGCCACGCCTGGCTTACATGGCCGCCCCTGGCTGTGGGCAGGCCTCTCTCCTTTCTGGGTCCTGCTCTCCTCACTACAGAACAGGAAGGTTGGACCAGGTGGGAGAAGGGACAAGGCCCGTCATttactgaggacctactatgCACCACACACAGGTGAGGGGCTGGAACACGCAAGCATCCCAGATTTGAGAATTCTCCCAATTCTCAGATTGGAAGGTTCTAGAATTCCTGGGTCCCTTGTCCCTTTCCTGTCTCatctcctcttctctgctcaccGATCGTCCTGTGTGATCAGGGAATGCTTTGTTCCTGATAACTTTCCTGGTAACTGAAGGTAACCTCCAAGCACCAAAAAGTTCAAAGTTGTGGTCCGTTGGGGTCgaggtcattttctttttctttctttctttctttctttctttctttctttctttttctaatgtttaatgtttattttaattttagagagagagggagagagacggatcacaagcggggaaggggcagagagagagggagacatagaatctgaagcaggctctaggctctgagctgtcagcacagagcccgacgtggggctcgaacccatgaaccgtgagatcaggacctgagctgaagtccgaaagttggacgcttcactgactgagccacctgggcgccccctgGAGATCATTTTCACAGCTACTACCCCCTTATCTGTCCCCTTACCCAAAGGGGAGGGGCCGTCCTTACCCCAGgttcctcctcctgcctctgcacCAGGTGGCCCAGACCTGACATGGAGTCCTTGGGGTCCGTTTCCTGGTTTCTCACTTGCCCGGCTTCGGGTTGCCTCACTCCGCTGCTGGGAGAGACACTCCTCCCCGAACTCCCCTGCCAAAGTCTAGGGACCCGGGGAAAACCTGATCTCGCAGGGACCGGACACTAGGGAGTCATAGGGCTTAGAGGCTGCCTCAAGGGGAGCGTGTGGCCTCTGGGAGGCTGTGGCAGACCAGACAGGGCAGGAGGCACCGTCCGCCTGCCCGCCCTAGTTCCATCCCAGGAACACGGGCATGCATGTCGGCCGGCCGGCCGACAGCATGAGCGGCTTAGTCACCTGGGAACAATGCTTGCTGATGAGCGCCTTTGTCTCGGGTCTGGGGATCACTGCTCCACCCGGTCCCAAAACTGGCTCTCCTTGGAGCTAAGCTGCCCTGAGATCTGGATGTGTCTTAGAGAGGGTGTCGGGTCTATTTCAGGGTCAGGACACCTGGAGGGCTGGAATCACAGCTCAGAGCGGACCGGACAGGAGAGGGTTTCAAGAACAAAGCACCTGATGAGCATTTAAGCCTTGGGCCTTGACGCTCTAGTCCCTGGGTCTAGCCTCTCCCAGCTGGGCTAGCCCTCAGGGCCCACTCCGGCCTCCCTGCCTTTTCGGTGTGTAGTATGCAAGCCATTCTGTGCAGTGGGTCAGAAGAAGGCCGTACAAGGGGCTGAGGAACCCAGGGAGACCTCTGACTCTGACTGAGCTTGGGCCATTTTACCTGGGCTTTGAGGCATGAGTAGGAGCTTGACTCGAGAAGAATTTGGAGAAAACTGTGTATGCAAAGGCTTGGGGGGGGAGGTATgttggagtggagagagagattctGTGTGGTTTGGACCCCTTAACATGGGCAGGGTGGGAGGCATCCCACtttgaccaccccccccccccacacactcccaACACACGAACAGAACAGATTCACCTTAAACAATTATCTTCAGTCTTTAATCTTAAACCTTCAACCGAGCAGCACACCCGCCCCAGGACTGACGCTGGAGGAACCACGGGTCCCAGGCCTTCTGGGCTCTCAGCTCCACCAGCCACCTGGGCAGGAAGCCCTTCCACGGGCAGGTTCCTAAGCTGGCTTCTTTCTGCTGGGGAGCCGGGGTTCTGCTGTGTTCTCCCAGCAGATTCCCCCGCCTCCTGCAACCCCCCTCCGGGGAGTGCATCAGAGCCCCCCGTTGGGCAGGTGAGGAGGCCGAGGCCCAGAGGCCCAGGTGAGCTGACCAGAGCAAGGAAGGGTGGCCGTGGTCTTTTGGCCAGGCCCAGAGGATGAGAGGGAAGGCCTCCTGGGGATCACAGCCCAGGGAACAACGTGGTGCAGTAGCAGTCCTGGACTGGGGCTGACAAGGTCTGCGATGTTCCCCGTATCACAATTAGAATTATGATTATTGCTATTGTCGTACGacgagaaccagcaggggagcaTGCTAGAATGACGCTTCACACGTGGGAGCTTGGATGTGGCCCCAGCTCCGGTTTCTGTTGCCGCGTGTGACCCTGGGGGGGGTCACGGTTTGCactcggggcctcagtttccccaccgtACAAAGGGCTCGGTTTGCACCTCCTGGACCACGTGGTGGGGCCGGCCACCCTTGCAGAAGGGAGGGGAACCGCAGTGGTTTGTGCTGCCCATTGTCCTAACGCTGGCCCCACCTCTGGTCCCAGCCCATCATGGCCTGTCCTGGCCTATGGGACATGCTGTGTGCAGGAAGAGAGTATATGAAGCATATGAAGGTGAGGCTGGGCAGGTAATCAGAGCCAGATCTCGAGTCCGAGGTGTTAAGATTTTCTCCCgagggcaatggggagccatagAAGGTTCTTGAGGTAGGGGGCAGATAGAGACATGAAGCATCCGACACACCTGAGCTCCTCTCCCACCTGCAGGCTTTGGTCTGAGTCAGCATGGTCTGAGGACTCACTCTTCGTGGGACTGTGAGGGCCGGGAGGGGGCTAGGGGAGATTGTCACGTCTGAGGGGCATATTGAAGAGGTGTGAGAAGAGAAGGccgtttattgattgattgatttttaaagtttatttattttgagagagagagagagaacgagtggggaagaagggcagagaatcccaagcaggctctgcactgtcagcacagagcacgagtcggggcttgaacccacggaccgtgagcccacgacctgagccgaaatcaagagtcggacgctcaaccgactgagccacccaggcaaccccctcCTCCGAGAGGAACCCGTTCAATGCTGCCAATTAGCCACAGGCAGCATTTTCTGAACCCTTTTCCAGAAGGAAGGTGCTACCATTATCCAGAAGCTGAGGTTTAGAGAAGTTCAGTGACCTGCCTAAGGTCTCACGTCGacctgccctcctgccctgcACCTTCTCCCCCGACTGCGGGTCTCAACCAGGGCTGAGAGGGGCGAGCTTCCAGGGGGAGGCAGAAGGGGGGCCCCCGGGCCCCGCTGAGGCTGCCCCTCTCCGCTAGCTACGGCGACCAGGTACAGCACTTCAAGGTGCTGCGCGAGGCCTCGGGCAAGTACTACCTGTGGGAAGAGAAGTTCAACTCCCTGAATGAGCTGGTCGACTTCTACCGCACCACCACCATCGCCAAGCAGCGGCAGGTTTTCCTGCGGGATGAGGAGCCCCTGCTCAAGGTAgagccccctcccgcccccccccccacatgagCCTCCGCGGGGGGCCGGGACACCTGCCGGGtctggccaccccccacccccaccggcagCCCCGCATCCAGCCCAGGCTCTAGAGTCCGACTCTGGTGGCACTGCGGTGAGACACGCAAGGGTGGGGacggagagggaaaggaaaggaaggaagagaacgGACGTGACGCGGGGCCACCAGTGTCTGGCTTGTTCTCAGCTCCTGGCGCAGTGCGTGGGTCACAGTAGGCACTCGGTGTGAATTTGCGTGAATGAAGGTACAGACACCTGCCGAGCCTACTGGGTGCCGTGTGCGCTGAGCTGGGCTTAGTATGCTGGGGTCCTCATCTGGCCATTgcccaggtgaggaaactgaggcgcaacCAAGACCACCCACCGGGTAGGCTCTGTCCGGGGTTCTGGTCCCGAGGAGCTGGTGttgggtggggtggaggcagtGTGAGCGCTCGTGGGTGAGGGCCTGGCTGggctcagggtgtgtgtgtgtgtgtgtgtgtgtgtgtgtgtgtgtgtagtggggggTGGGTACCCAGCCGCCACTGGTCCTCGCAAGAACAGCAATTTGCTAGCCAGCCCTTTCATCAAGGGGCCCCTAGGACCAGCCCTCGTTCTCATCAGAATGATGATAGCAGCCAACAGGGTTATTAGCCCCGGTGTGCTGTTTCCTCTGGGAGGGGGGGTTCGGCAAGGCCTGGGGCTAGAGGTCAGGACCCTGGGACGGCCCAGTTGAGCCTGGGCTCTGCAGGGGAACCAGGGAGCATAGCCTGGGGCGGGGGAGAAGGGAGGCTGACGGACTGCTACAGAGAAGCTCCAGTCCTGCCTGTCCCTAGACCCCCACCACGCGTGACCTTCGTCCGTTCCTCaactgggcctcggtttcccgtCTCATGTGCCAGGAGGGTCAAACGGTGCCTCGGGAGACCCCCATTCGTGCACTCTGGGCCTCCAGGAAGCTGCCGGGCCTCTTAAATCTGATCCTGGGGCTGGGTCGGTGGCGAGCTCTCTGTCTGAgccaccttccctccccctccccctccccccgccaggcCTCTGTCCCAGACCTCCTGCAACCTCTCCCCTTCACCGCCGTGGGCCAGGTCTGCCCTTGGAGAATGTGAGGGAGCCAGTGTGGAGCTGGCTGAGGGCTccccacaccgccccccccccccaccactgcctcactctggcctgggccctgggggcaCCCACCCTGTGGGAGAACTCCAGAGCTGGCTCAGTCCCCTAGGACCCATGCCACCTCCTACTTCCTGGGCAGAGAGCCGCTAATTACAGCCTGTCCACTGATCCTATCACCCATCCTGGATAAGATTCCGCAGGCTCAGAACAGAGATGCTGGTGGGACCGGTAGGGCCGGGACACCGGGTATAATCGTCACGGCGACAGGCTGACGTGCCTGCAGAGAGCTCTTGTCCGCCTGCCATttgcgggggggggcggggggggggaactaAGTCCCACGAGGGTGGGGACTTACCCGAGGTCACCTCGGGGTATAGATAGGACAGGAACCCAGGCCTGAGAGCTGGGAGCGGCCCTGAGTGACATCCTCTCCCTCGAAGCTCGGTCAAGGGCACAGCGGTAAACTCTGTTCTTAGCTATGCACCACTTTACAGCTTACAAGGCCTGTTCCTGTGGCCAGGACAGTGGTGTTGGTCTGTGGAGAGGGTGGCGTAGACTTGGAGTGAGAACAGAGTCCAAGCTCAATTCTGCCCTCCCACCCACAGCAAATCACTTCTCTTGTTGGGGCCTCCTGAAAACCCCCACTAACCACCTCCTCCCCTCGCAGGGCCCCCGGGCCTGCTTTGCCCAGGCCCAGTTTGACTTCTCGGCCCAGGACCCCTCACAGCTCAGCTTCCACCGCGGTGACATCATCGAGGTCCTGGAGCGCCCGGACCCCCACTGGTGGCGGGGCCGGTTCTGCGGACGCGTGGGCTTCTTCCCACGGAGCTACGTCCAGCCGGTACAACTGTGACCGGGGtgggggcccggggcgggggcagagCCAGCAGGCCATCCGCCCACCAGACACTGAGGTCCCCAGAGAGGACGCGGACGCCCCGCCCCGGGGTCCCACGGGGCTCAGCCTCACTGGAACGTGGACCTCCTCACTGCCAGGCCCGGGCTCCCGCTGCTTCATACAAACGGAGACGGGGCCTCGGTGCCCGAGGACCGCTGCGATGTTCAGTGCCCACCAGGCAGGGGGAGCTCCCAGAGCTTCCTGCTGGCCTCTTCCTGTTGGCTGCCAGCTGCATGGTGTCAcggggcagggggacagaagcCCCACTCACTCCAACCATCGATGGCCGCGGTCTCGGGGCTCTTGTATTTGGGGGCTCTACCCGAGGAAGCATGGGGGACGGGTTCACCTGGGGCTGACCATCTTCTgggcctccctgcccaccctcagATGGCCCCTTGAGGTGTTCTGGCTACCGGGAAAGTGGCTTAGAGGTGAGGGACAGGCAAGGGGACTGCACGCACATTGACCTGGACCGATGGACGGACTCCAGGTGGAGACTGACTTCTCAGCAGCCCCCTGACGACTTCGGGCCCCACTTGGGTGTCCAACACCCTCACCCCACCACAGACACTTTGGGGAGGGCCTGCGGGAGGGGAGTGCAGGGATGAAAGAAACAGGCAGCTGTCCCTCTCCCATAGGCCCGACACGATGGACAAGCTCCGAGGGCAGGCCCCGGGCACAGCCACTTGGGGGACCTGGCTGCTCTGGCCTTCTCTGTTTAGGCCCAACTTCTGCCCGGACTGGGGTTCCCGGAGCTCAGGGAAGCTACAGGCCAGGCGGGAGGCCAGGGCCACCGCCGGACTTTGAGGTCTAACAGCATCTGGGATGGGACACTGGCCTGAGCACCGGCGGGGCGTCCGCATGGAATGTGCCACCAGCAGCCGGTACTGACTAGCCCCTGCCCAGGGCCTGGGCACTTTGGGGAGCAGGACGCATGAAACGGGGCTCCGAAAGTGCTTCGAATGCCAGGCTGAtggtggaaggggcagggagcggggagggagggaggggacggccTCGTGGCAGCCAGGAGCAGCTGGGATGGGAGGCAGGAGTCCAGGGAGGGGGACTCCCCTCTGCCCAGGGCCGTCTGGAGACCCTTCAAGCCCCAAGCTGCTCCTGACCTGGGCCCgtgtattcaaaataaaaacaggaaaatgagtATAAGGATGTCGATCGGAAacctcattttctttgctttgtgcTGGTTTTGAAATACCGCCTTCTTTCTGTCCGTCGCCCCCCGACCTTTTTAGGACTCCTCCTTTGCCGGCTCAACTGGTGTGCGGGCACCGGACCGGCTACGCAGTCGCGAGGGGAGTCCCTGGGTCTCTGGGCCTCGGTGTCCTCAGTGAAAGCGAGGTAGGCCCGAGGATTCCGAGCGCTCCGGCCTTCCTGGCCACGGGGCCAGCGTCAGGCGAAGTAGGCGTAGAAGAAGATGTTGACACACATGAGCAGAATGGCGTTGAAGCCACACACACGGGCCCAGAAAGCGTGTTTCTGGGGTGTCCGGCCATCGCCTGGAGGAggtaggaggaggagagggagacagatgaggCCCACAGGGCCACACTTCGTACTCCTACGTCCAGGGTGCCTTGGGGTGGGAGACAGACTCAGAGCCTAGGCTCACACACGTACCTGCTTTGGCTCCCACGAGCACATCCTGAGCCAAGGTCCACCAGGTAAGGTTCTCAATCTGCGGAGAACGATCGGGACATGGGGGGGTGGCAGGACGGGGGCGGGCCCAGACAGGGTCAGGGGTCGGTGACGGAAAGTGGGCAGCTGGGTTCAAAAGGGGACGGGGGGGTCAAGAGCTAggaaattctgtttattttttttaagttgattatttattttgagagagagagcaggggcggggcagagagagagggagagagagaatcccaagcgctgtcagcccgacgtggggcttgaactcataacccacgagatcacgccctgagctgaagtcaacagtcggatacttaaccgactgcaccacccaggcgccccaagagctggAAGATTCTCGAGTCGCAGAGGGTCAGGGGTCAGAGTCAGGGGCCGGGGCAGGCTCACCTGGATTCCCTGGGGGGGTGACGTCAGCAGGCTCCCAGCCACCACAACGACCCCGCTGAGCACAAAGAGGGCGACGGCAAAATGCAAGTAGTGAATGCTCCTGAGGATGGCAGGCCGCGTGTCCGGGTCGCCGcagcggggggcggggtgcaggaATTCCAGGACCAGCCGAGTGGCACCCAGGGCCAGCCCCACCATCAGGCCCCAGAAGGccccctggggaaggggaggcagggcaggtggACGGTGAGGGCCCAGGTTCCCCCAGCACGCACACGGGCGGCAGGGGAAGATGTGAGCCAGACGCAGCCCATCCGCGGGGAGGGGACCGAGCCCCGACCCCCCGGTCCTGTCTGCCCCGgtgctgcccatcccccacccacctgctcaTTGGCACGCCGCCAGAAGATGCCCAGAACAAAGACTGCGGTCACTGGGGGGGCCAGGGAGCTGGTCACCGACTGCATGTAGATAAAGAGCTGCCCGCTGTTGGAGTCCTGCAGGATGGGGATCCAGGCCACGCTGACGCCGACGAGCACCACGATGACCAGCCTGTGGGCAGGCAGTG from Panthera leo isolate Ple1 chromosome E1, P.leo_Ple1_pat1.1, whole genome shotgun sequence carries:
- the LOC122206112 gene encoding GRB2-related adapter protein isoform X1 gives rise to the protein MESVALYSFQATESDELAFNKGDTLKILNMEDDQNWYKAELRGAEGFIPKNYIRVKPHPWYSGRISRQLAEEILMKRNHLGAFLIRESESSPGEFSVSVNYGDQVQHFKVLREASGKYYLWEEKFNSLNELVDFYRTTTIAKQRQVFLRDEEPLLKGPRACFAQAQFDFSAQDPSQLSFHRGDIIEVLERPDPHWWRGRFCGRVGFFPRSYVQPVQL
- the LOC122206112 gene encoding GRB2-related adapter protein isoform X2, whose protein sequence is MESVALYSFQATESDELAFNKGDTLKILNMEDDQNWYKAELRGAEGFIPKNYIRVKPHPWYSGRISRQLAEEILMKRNHLGAFLIRESESSPGEFSVSVNYGDQVQHFKVLREASGKYYLWEEKFNSLNELVDFYRTTTIAKQRQVFLRDEEPLLKGPRACFAQAQFDFSAQDPSQLSFHRGDIIEVLERPDPHWWRGRFCGRVGFFPRSYVQPARHDGQAPRAGPGHSHLGDLAALAFSV